A portion of the Chloroflexota bacterium genome contains these proteins:
- a CDS encoding thymidine kinase codes for MRHLQGRLEVIAGPMFSGKTEELIRRLRRAVIARQKVQVFKPALDNRYAKTAVASHAGGVFEAIPLNDIEALEQHLKDDTTVVGIDEAQFFSEKITAIVQRLADRGVRVIVAGLDMDFRGEPFGPMPALLAQADQVDKLQAICVVCGFPASRSQRLINGKPARYDDPVVIVGASEMYEARCRAHHEVPGRPEA; via the coding sequence ATGCGACATTTGCAAGGCAGGTTGGAAGTGATTGCAGGCCCCATGTTCAGCGGTAAAACGGAAGAACTCATCCGCCGATTGCGCCGGGCGGTGATTGCCAGGCAGAAAGTGCAGGTGTTCAAGCCTGCCCTCGATAACCGCTATGCCAAAACCGCGGTGGCTTCCCACGCGGGCGGCGTTTTCGAGGCCATCCCCCTGAACGATATTGAAGCGTTAGAGCAGCATTTGAAGGACGACACCACGGTGGTGGGCATTGACGAGGCGCAGTTCTTTTCCGAGAAAATCACCGCCATTGTGCAGCGTTTGGCCGACCGGGGCGTGCGTGTCATCGTGGCCGGGTTGGATATGGACTTCCGCGGCGAACCCTTTGGCCCCATGCCGGCTTTGTTGGCCCAGGCCGACCAGGTGGATAAGTTGCAAGCCATTTGTGTGGTTTGCGGTTTCCCCGCCAGCCGCTCCCAGCGGTTGATCAACGGGAAGCCGGCGCGTTACGACGACCCCGTGGTCATTGTGGGGGCCTCGGAGATGTACGAAGCCCGCTGCCGCGCCCACCACGAAGTGCCAGGGCGGCCTGAGGCATAA
- a CDS encoding DUF1540 domain-containing protein has product MPRIRCAYEDCAFLDGHYCTASEVEIDPDQGCLTYKPVAEVLEAWDDDLLEDDDLLDDDDFLDDDDLWEDDDL; this is encoded by the coding sequence ATGCCCCGCATTCGTTGTGCCTACGAGGATTGCGCCTTTTTGGACGGCCACTATTGCACCGCCTCGGAGGTGGAAATCGACCCCGATCAAGGGTGCCTGACTTATAAGCCCGTCGCTGAGGTGCTGGAAGCCTGGGACGACGACCTGCTGGAAGACGACGACTTGTTGGACGACGATGACTTCCTGGACGACGACGATTTGTGGGAAGACGACGACCTGTAA
- a CDS encoding vitamin K epoxide reductase family protein — translation MQARPATKTYWASVVLALLGLADATYLTILKFTHHEAMCAGVGDCYTVNTSPYAEIHGVPIALLGALTYLAILALLWLERRHPLGEAYGTLAEFGLIFAGVLYSAYLTYLEAEVIHAFCPYCLLSATILLFLLVLAIIRLLNEAPPQ, via the coding sequence ATGCAAGCCCGACCCGCCACGAAAACCTATTGGGCCTCGGTGGTGCTGGCGCTGCTCGGCCTGGCCGACGCCACTTACCTCACCATCCTCAAATTCACCCATCACGAAGCCATGTGCGCCGGTGTGGGCGATTGCTACACCGTCAACACCAGCCCCTATGCCGAAATTCACGGCGTGCCGATTGCCCTTTTGGGCGCGCTGACCTATCTCGCCATTTTGGCCTTGCTGTGGCTGGAACGCCGCCATCCGCTGGGCGAGGCCTACGGCACGCTGGCCGAGTTTGGCCTGATTTTCGCGGGCGTGCTCTATTCGGCTTACCTCACTTACCTGGAAGCCGAAGTGATCCACGCTTTTTGCCCTTACTGCTTGCTTTCGGCCACAATCTTGCTTTTTTTGCTGGTTTTGGCTATCATTCGCCTGCTCAACGAGGCCCCGCCGCAATGA
- a CDS encoding bifunctional (p)ppGpp synthetase/guanosine-3',5'-bis(diphosphate) 3'-pyrophosphohydrolase, protein MKIEQLLEHLPAYYTVADRELVARAYRVAERAHEGQKRASGEPYIQHCLAVADILAELRMPPVVVAAGLLHDTVEDTDLTLEDIRRDFGEEVASLVDGVTKLVSLPRVSRADGTAEQHPEAEEPADDHATERQRKRELTNESLRKTFLAMSKDIRVVIIKLADRLHNMRTLSALPPAKQRRIARQTLDIFAPLANRLGIWQIKWELEDRGFRYVNPEAYKEIARKLAERRTVREKELQRAVARIQEVLAEAGIQARVSGRPKHIYSIYRKMQRKGLPFEALRDIRGVRVIVDDVPTCYHVLGVVHTHWKPIPGEFDDYIANPKDNSYQSLHTAVLFEDGKILEVQIRTQEMHRNAEYGIAAHWRYKEGDERLDEAFERKINWLRQLMEWQQDVSDASEFMDGMKTDVFDDRIYVFTPRGDILDLPAGATPIDFAYHIHTEIGHRCRGAKVNGKLVPLSYKLKTGDQVEILTARRGGPSRDWLNPHLELVKTQRARAKIRQWFKKQAREQNLAHGRAALEKEFKRLGLENVDLQSLATYFGYRSVDDLYVGVGCGDVSLNRVINRLAEVEKATEKHYLAAHPIHRETGKDEVTIMGLRGMLIHMARCCHPAPGDPIVGYITRGRGAVIHRQDCPNILRVRDKGRLVQVSWGTPTQSYAVPVRIRAYDRGGLMKDITMVIADEGVNIESVRVEVKEHDGETIVDLVLSVRDIAHLSRVLNRLENLPNVLEASRKRAG, encoded by the coding sequence ATGAAGATTGAACAGTTGCTGGAACACTTGCCTGCTTATTACACCGTTGCCGATCGCGAACTTGTGGCGCGAGCCTATCGGGTGGCCGAGCGTGCCCACGAGGGGCAGAAGCGTGCTTCGGGTGAGCCGTATATCCAGCATTGCCTTGCCGTTGCCGATATTCTGGCTGAGTTGCGGATGCCCCCCGTTGTTGTCGCGGCGGGGCTTTTGCATGATACCGTTGAAGACACCGACCTGACCCTGGAAGACATCCGCCGCGATTTTGGCGAGGAGGTGGCTTCGCTGGTCGATGGCGTGACCAAACTGGTTTCCCTGCCGCGCGTCTCTCGTGCCGACGGCACCGCCGAGCAGCACCCCGAGGCCGAAGAGCCTGCCGACGACCACGCTACCGAGCGCCAGCGTAAGCGGGAACTGACCAACGAATCGCTGCGTAAGACCTTTTTGGCCATGAGCAAGGATATTCGGGTGGTGATCATCAAACTGGCCGATCGCCTGCACAACATGCGCACGCTTTCGGCCCTGCCACCCGCCAAGCAGCGCCGCATTGCCCGCCAAACGCTGGATATTTTCGCCCCCCTTGCCAACCGCCTGGGTATCTGGCAAATCAAGTGGGAACTGGAAGATCGCGGTTTTCGCTATGTCAACCCCGAGGCTTACAAAGAGATCGCGCGCAAACTGGCCGAGCGCCGCACCGTGCGGGAAAAAGAACTCCAACGAGCCGTGGCGCGCATCCAAGAGGTGCTGGCCGAGGCCGGCATTCAGGCCCGGGTTTCAGGACGCCCGAAGCACATTTATTCCATCTACCGTAAAATGCAGCGCAAGGGGCTGCCTTTTGAGGCGCTGCGCGATATTCGCGGCGTGCGGGTGATTGTGGATGACGTCCCCACCTGCTACCATGTCCTGGGGGTGGTGCACACGCATTGGAAGCCCATCCCCGGCGAGTTCGACGATTACATTGCCAACCCCAAAGACAATTCCTACCAGTCGCTCCATACCGCCGTGTTGTTCGAAGACGGCAAAATTCTGGAAGTTCAAATTCGCACGCAGGAGATGCACCGCAATGCGGAATATGGCATTGCGGCCCACTGGCGTTACAAAGAGGGTGATGAGCGGCTGGATGAGGCGTTTGAGCGCAAGATCAACTGGTTGCGGCAGTTGATGGAGTGGCAGCAAGATGTTTCCGACGCGTCGGAATTCATGGACGGCATGAAGACCGATGTGTTCGACGACCGCATCTATGTTTTCACGCCGCGCGGCGACATCCTCGACCTGCCTGCCGGGGCAACCCCCATTGATTTCGCCTACCACATTCACACCGAAATCGGCCATCGCTGCCGCGGCGCCAAGGTCAACGGCAAACTGGTGCCCCTGAGTTACAAACTGAAGACCGGCGATCAGGTCGAAATTCTCACTGCACGGCGAGGCGGCCCCAGCCGCGACTGGCTCAACCCGCATCTGGAACTGGTGAAAACCCAGCGCGCCCGGGCTAAAATCCGCCAGTGGTTCAAAAAGCAGGCACGTGAGCAAAACCTGGCTCACGGCCGGGCGGCGTTGGAAAAGGAATTCAAGCGCCTTGGCCTGGAAAACGTCGATTTGCAATCGCTGGCAACCTATTTCGGCTACCGCAGCGTCGACGACCTGTACGTTGGTGTGGGATGTGGCGACGTTTCGCTCAACCGGGTCATCAACCGCCTGGCCGAGGTGGAAAAGGCCACGGAGAAGCATTACCTGGCAGCCCACCCCATTCACCGGGAAACCGGAAAGGATGAGGTGACCATCATGGGGCTGCGGGGGATGCTGATTCACATGGCGCGTTGTTGCCATCCGGCGCCGGGCGACCCCATCGTGGGGTACATCACCCGTGGCCGTGGCGCGGTGATCCACCGTCAGGATTGCCCCAACATCTTGCGGGTGCGAGACAAAGGCCGGTTGGTGCAGGTTTCCTGGGGCACGCCAACCCAATCGTATGCGGTGCCGGTGCGTATTCGCGCTTACGACCGCGGCGGCCTGATGAAAGATATTACGATGGTGATTGCCGACGAAGGCGTCAACATCGAGAGCGTGCGCGTGGAAGTGAAAGAGCACGACGGCGAAACCATCGTCGACCTGGTGCTCAGCGTGCGCGACATCGCGCATCTCAGCCGGGTGCTCAACCGGCTGGAAAACCTGCCCAACGTGCTGGAGGCTTCCCGCAAGCGGGCGGGGTGA
- a CDS encoding thioredoxin domain-containing protein: protein MPHHHHKGQTFDTAYYAERAADAIAWQPWNEATLRKARQRGKLIFLNIGYTGCYWCERMASEVFRHPVGVAYIHRYFVPVTLDRAQRPDIANAFMQVVAAMTGKAGWPLTVILTPEGKPFHGGTYFSFETEVPGSPSLHQLLREALEAWEKDRERVEDTANEMARQMHEGMLPLLEAPLPQPDDVSAAALTAIEATYEPHSGGFDQGPKFPRPLLLLWLLRLAEKGHDRAGEMALATLVGMARGGIYDVLGGGFHEYARDAAWREPCFEKSLPTNALLGLAYARAYRLTGQAAFRRIATSTFDYILENLRLPNGLLVNGQGSESLQRGDRGAYYLWTAEEVRAALPPEEAEALIAAYDLGNAPATLQRVLSDEALAERVGITTAEAAERLTAAKAHLQEARQRRTPPITDTTVTTVWHALATRALAEATHLLEAPRYAEAAAQGGAALLAHLRTADGLARNWYEGRATGTALLEDHAATALAMLALHRLDAPLPPDNHPWLYEAAQCLETLTHRFAADWGYYDTDAERHFAPFGRTQEIVDGVTPSSNALAVTLLLEFSAATDQPAFQNLAAAMLSRLAPAMAKYPTAFPQWLIAYHGLENQS from the coding sequence ATGCCCCACCATCATCACAAAGGCCAGACCTTCGACACCGCCTATTACGCCGAGCGCGCCGCCGACGCCATCGCCTGGCAACCGTGGAACGAAGCCACCCTCCGCAAAGCCCGGCAACGCGGCAAACTCATCTTTTTGAACATCGGCTATACCGGCTGTTACTGGTGCGAGCGCATGGCCTCCGAAGTCTTCCGCCACCCCGTCGGCGTGGCCTACATTCACCGTTATTTCGTGCCCGTCACCCTCGACCGCGCCCAGCGCCCCGACATCGCCAACGCCTTCATGCAGGTGGTGGCTGCCATGACCGGCAAAGCCGGCTGGCCGCTCACCGTCATCCTCACCCCCGAAGGGAAGCCCTTTCACGGCGGCACTTACTTCTCTTTCGAAACCGAAGTACCCGGCAGCCCCAGCCTGCACCAATTGCTGCGGGAAGCCCTCGAAGCCTGGGAAAAGGACCGCGAACGGGTCGAAGACACCGCCAACGAAATGGCCCGCCAAATGCATGAAGGGATGCTCCCCCTGCTGGAAGCCCCGCTGCCGCAGCCGGATGACGTCTCAGCAGCGGCACTCACCGCCATCGAAGCCACCTACGAACCCCACAGCGGCGGCTTCGACCAGGGGCCGAAATTCCCCCGCCCGCTGCTGCTGCTCTGGCTGCTGCGCCTGGCCGAAAAAGGGCACGACCGCGCCGGCGAAATGGCGCTCGCCACCCTCGTCGGCATGGCACGCGGCGGCATTTACGACGTCCTCGGCGGCGGCTTCCACGAATATGCCCGCGACGCGGCCTGGCGGGAGCCCTGTTTCGAAAAAAGCCTGCCCACCAATGCCCTCTTAGGGTTGGCCTACGCGCGGGCTTACCGCCTTACAGGGCAGGCAGCCTTCCGCCGCATTGCCACCAGCACCTTCGATTACATCCTCGAGAACCTCCGCCTTCCCAACGGCTTGCTGGTCAACGGGCAGGGCAGCGAAAGCCTCCAGCGCGGCGACCGCGGGGCCTATTACCTCTGGACGGCGGAAGAAGTCCGCGCGGCGCTGCCGCCGGAAGAAGCCGAAGCCCTGATTGCCGCCTACGATCTCGGCAACGCCCCGGCCACCCTGCAGCGCGTGCTGAGCGACGAAGCGCTGGCCGAGCGCGTCGGCATCACCACCGCCGAGGCGGCTGAGCGCCTCACCGCCGCCAAAGCCCATCTGCAGGAAGCCCGCCAGCGCCGCACGCCCCCCATCACCGACACCACCGTCACCACCGTGTGGCACGCCCTTGCCACCCGTGCCCTGGCCGAAGCCACCCACTTGCTGGAGGCACCGCGCTACGCCGAAGCCGCCGCTCAAGGCGGGGCAGCCTTGCTGGCCCACCTGCGCACCGCCGACGGCCTGGCGCGCAACTGGTACGAAGGCCGCGCCACCGGCACCGCCCTGCTGGAAGACCACGCCGCCACGGCCCTTGCCATGCTCGCTCTGCACCGCCTCGACGCCCCGCTGCCGCCAGACAATCACCCCTGGCTATACGAAGCCGCCCAATGCCTCGAAACCCTCACCCACCGCTTTGCCGCCGACTGGGGTTATTACGACACCGACGCCGAGCGCCATTTCGCCCCCTTCGGCCGCACACAAGAAATCGTCGACGGCGTGACTCCCAGCAGCAACGCGCTCGCCGTGACCCTGCTGCTGGAATTTTCCGCCGCCACCGACCAGCCTGCCTTCCAGAACCTGGCAGCAGCCATGCTCTCGCGCCTGGCCCCGGCTATGGCGAAATATCCCACGGCCTTCCCCCAGTGGCTCATCGCTTACCACGGGCTGGAAAACCAGTCCTGA
- a CDS encoding uridine kinase produces the protein MPSQHPPLIIGVAGGTGSGKTTVARVILERVGEEHIAYLPHDAYYKDNSHLPPAERAKINYDHPDSLETTLLIEHLKRLRDGFPIERPVYDFTTHSRTAETVTVQPHPIIMVEGILIFAEPELRKLFDVKIFVDTDADIRFIRRLVRDIEERGRTMTSVVEQYLKTVRPMHLEFVEPSKRYADVIIPEGGLNSVAMDMVVARIESLLRERGLG, from the coding sequence ATGCCTTCTCAACATCCGCCTCTCATCATCGGCGTCGCCGGCGGCACCGGCTCAGGCAAAACCACCGTCGCCCGCGTCATTCTGGAACGCGTGGGCGAAGAACACATCGCCTACCTGCCCCACGACGCCTATTACAAAGATAACAGTCACCTGCCACCCGCCGAGCGCGCCAAAATCAACTACGACCACCCCGACTCGCTGGAAACCACCCTGCTCATCGAGCACCTCAAGCGCCTGCGAGATGGCTTCCCCATTGAACGGCCGGTCTACGACTTTACCACCCACAGCCGCACTGCCGAAACCGTCACCGTGCAGCCTCACCCTATCATCATGGTGGAAGGCATTTTGATTTTCGCCGAGCCGGAATTGCGCAAACTCTTCGACGTCAAAATCTTCGTTGATACCGACGCCGACATCCGCTTCATCCGCCGGCTGGTGCGCGACATCGAAGAGCGCGGCCGCACCATGACCTCGGTGGTGGAACAATACCTCAAAACGGTGCGCCCCATGCATCTGGAATTCGTGGAGCCGTCGAAACGGTATGCCGACGTCATCATTCCCGAAGGCGGGTTGAACAGCGTGGCAATG